CAGGCCTTGCTGTAAGTCTCCATGTCCACGGCGTCGAAGTAGCGGCCGCGGAGGATCTCGAGGTTGCGGATCACCTGGAATTCTTCGGTAACGCCGATCAGGCTGACTGCGCGTTCCTTGCCATTGATCACCATGGAGAGCAGCTGGTCGTTGGTGCCGGCCACGTGCTTGGCCTGGGGGATGGTGTCGTGCACCGCGATCATGTCCTCGGGGGAGATCTGGTCGGCGAGGGGAGTAGTCTGGCCGGAGCCGCCGCCCACCAGGTAGGCATACACCAGGTTGGAGCCGACGCCCTCGATCTGGGCCATGATGTACCTTTTGCCGGTCAGCGCCACGGTGACCACCATCACGATGCAGGCGCTGCCCAGGATGACTCCGATCATGGTCAGGGCGGCCTTCATCTTGTCAGCGCGCAGAGCGTCGAGAGCGAGTCTCCAGGATTCAGCGTGGTTCATGCTCGGGAAAAATGATAACAGGCGCGGGACAGGCCCTCGCAGGGCGCATGATAAACTTCTGCTTACTCCCAGGCCACTCTAGAGGACTTTTGGCAGCCGCCGTCGAGCCAGCCCAGAGATTCGCCTCGCCTCGCGAGGAACTGCGCGCCTACCTTGCGGAACGTGCGCAGGAGGCCGGGGGCTCCGATCTGATCACCGACTGGAATGCAAAGCCAAGGCACACCCCCGACGAGATCGAGGGCTTCTACCGGGATACGAACGCCTACCTTTTCGACCTGACGGAGTGGCACGCCGGCAAGCGGTATCCGTACGCCGACATTATCGGCGACTTCGCCGCCAAGCACGGTTGCCGGCGATTGCTCGATTTCGGGTGTGGCATCGGCAGCGACGGCCTGCGGCTGATCGAGCGCGGCTTCGAGGTCAGCTTCTGCGACTTCCCCAATGCCTCGACCGAGTACCTGGCGTGGCGCCTGAAGCAACGCGGGTGGAAGTCACGGATCTTCTACGCGGGCGAGGATGAGCTGCCGGCGAACGATCTGACCTTCGCCGTGGACGTCATTGAGCACCTGGTGAACGCGCCGAAAACCATCGGCGACCTGGCCTCGCGGGCCCGCGCGATGGTGTATCACGTCCCCATCACAACGCAGAAACGCAAATACCCGATGCACTTCGACGTGGACCGTGGCGCGCTCAGCCGGGCCATGCGCGAGCAGGGCTTCCGCCGGGTACGGGATTTTTCCTTCGTGAGGTATCCGCTGGCGGTCGCGATGTTCTGGGAGGGGCCCCAGTTCTGGCTTCGAGGCGCTAGCCGCTAGCTGCCAGCCGCCGCTTCTTCATTCCACTAAGAACAAGCAAAAGGACGACGCCGGCGATGGCAGAGCCCGCGCTGGCGATCTGGGCATTGGTCAAGCCCAGCCAAACGCGCGGGTTGATGCGGATGAATTCCACAAGGAAGCGGGCGGCGCCGGTGAGAATGAAGTACTCGCCCAGGATCCAACCCGCAGGGCGTTCACCATTTGCCGACTTTGTTGCCTCCCGCCACAGCCAGAGGAAGATCAGGACGGCGCCCAAGAACTCGTAGATGGGCGTCGGGTGAACGCACTGACTGGTGGGAACCAGGCCGTTGGGAAATCGCATGCACCAGGGCAGGGAGGTCGGGATGCCGTAATCGCCGTCCCCGGAGAGGAGGCACCCGATGCGCCCGACGCCGTAGCCGATCGCCGCCGCGGGGCTGCACGCATCCAGCAAGGTGAAAATCGGGATCTTGTAGTACATCGCAAAGATCGCGATCACTAGCAATCCGCCGAGGACCGCCCCGAACCAGGCGAAGCCCGAGGCGCTGAAGAACATCCGGACGGGATGGGCGAAGAATTCCGCGGGCCTTTCGAGCAGGTGATAAAGCTTCGATCCCGCGAGACCGGCCAGGCCGATGAGCAAGATCATGTTCAGCGGATCGCCGGGCAACCTGCGGCGACGCATGTCGGCTTGAAGCGACAGGTATCCGCAGACGAGGCCGGCCCAAACCATCAGCCCGTAGGTCCCGAGCCGCAGAGGCCCGATGTGGAGGAAGGGAATCATTTCGCCGCCAGGGCCCAGTTCTCGAGTCCGCCGGTGGCGCGCAGGAACGCCAATTGGGCTTTCTGGAGCTCGAAACTGGCGTTGAGATAGGCGGCATACTTGTCGTGCTCGGAGGCGCGGGCATTCTCCTGGTCCCGGAGCGTTGCGGCCCCGGCCTCAATCTTCGCCCCCACGGCGTCCACATCGGCCAGGGACAGTTGATGTTCCAGCTTCGCGATGTCGCGTGCAACGATCAACTGGCGGACCAGGCGCTGGAGCTTCAGGGTTTCGGTCGCGACCTGCTCTCGGACCCCATCCGCCTGGCGACGCGCCTTGATAGCTTCGGCATCGGCGGCCTCTGCGTGGGCGCGCTGGGAAAAATTGAGGATGGGAAAGCGGATCTCCGCCCCCACGGTCACATTGTTGCGCTGAAAGCGGAGAAAGAATTGGTCGTAATTATTGAAGCGCGCGAGGACGGCGTACTGGCCGGCCAGGTCGATCATGGGGAGAAGCTGCTTGTGCTCGCCGCGAGCGCGGATCTCCTGGGCCTTGGCCTGCGCATCGGCAAGCTGCACGGCCGGACTGCTGCTGGTGGACCTGGGAATTGCGTCAGCGTCTTGCGGAGGAGCCGGGAGGTCCGGGATTGATTCCGGCATGGTCTCGATGGAATCGGCGGGTAGGCCTGTCAATTGCGCGAGGCGGAGGCGTAAGAGGTCGGCGGAGCCCTGCGTTTCCGCGAGGCGCATACGCACGCGCGCGGTGCTGAGCTGGGCGCGCGTGAGCTCGACCTGGCTGTCGACACCTTCCTGGATGCGCTGCCGCGTGATGTCCTCCGCTTTTGCCGTAGCCTGCTGCTGCTGGCGCAGGACACTGATCTCGCTGACCAGCTGGTCGAGCTGGATATAGGTGAGCGCGGTCTCCTGCATGACCTGGTCGCGGCTGTCCTGCTTGCGGAACTTGGTGGCGTCCCACTCGGTGCGGGCGGCACGCATGAAATCGCGATTCGCCAGGTTGAGTACGTACTGTTGCGTGGTGACGTTGAAAATGGCCGGCGCCGCGCCCTCCAGGCTCAGGGGGAACCCGTTGGTGTAGCCGAGGCCGGATCCCACCACCACCTGCGGCAGATAGAGATTGCGCAGCTCAAGGTAAGACTGCTGGGCGCGAAGCT
This genomic stretch from Terriglobia bacterium harbors:
- a CDS encoding class I SAM-dependent methyltransferase; this translates as MAAAVEPAQRFASPREELRAYLAERAQEAGGSDLITDWNAKPRHTPDEIEGFYRDTNAYLFDLTEWHAGKRYPYADIIGDFAAKHGCRRLLDFGCGIGSDGLRLIERGFEVSFCDFPNASTEYLAWRLKQRGWKSRIFYAGEDELPANDLTFAVDVIEHLVNAPKTIGDLASRARAMVYHVPITTQKRKYPMHFDVDRGALSRAMREQGFRRVRDFSFVRYPLAVAMFWEGPQFWLRGASR
- a CDS encoding prolipoprotein diacylglyceryl transferase, coding for MIPFLHIGPLRLGTYGLMVWAGLVCGYLSLQADMRRRRLPGDPLNMILLIGLAGLAGSKLYHLLERPAEFFAHPVRMFFSASGFAWFGAVLGGLLVIAIFAMYYKIPIFTLLDACSPAAAIGYGVGRIGCLLSGDGDYGIPTSLPWCMRFPNGLVPTSQCVHPTPIYEFLGAVLIFLWLWREATKSANGERPAGWILGEYFILTGAARFLVEFIRINPRVWLGLTNAQIASAGSAIAGVVLLLVLSGMKKRRLAASG
- a CDS encoding TolC family protein, whose protein sequence is MRVLRIVLVCVILLGTARAEPIPFRRAIELALQHSGVTAIAAAEQLRAQQSYLELRNLYLPQVVVGSGLGYTNGFPLSLEGAAPAIFNVTTQQYVLNLANRDFMRAARTEWDATKFRKQDSRDQVMQETALTYIQLDQLVSEISVLRQQQQATAKAEDITRQRIQEGVDSQVELTRAQLSTARVRMRLAETQGSADLLRLRLAQLTGLPADSIETMPESIPDLPAPPQDADAIPRSTSSSPAVQLADAQAKAQEIRARGEHKQLLPMIDLAGQYAVLARFNNYDQFFLRFQRNNVTVGAEIRFPILNFSQRAHAEAADAEAIKARRQADGVREQVATETLKLQRLVRQLIVARDIAKLEHQLSLADVDAVGAKIEAGAATLRDQENARASEHDKYAAYLNASFELQKAQLAFLRATGGLENWALAAK